The genomic window tttctactatattatggaattatgcccAAACAAAAAtggacttttagccaaacagaggaaattcggactaaattttgcagattttgttttccgccAAAACACTTTTggcagtactctaatattaaaagttaagattttatattttagtctttATAATTTAGCATATTTTCTGTTAGTATTACCTCACTCATTCATTATAATAATCGTAAGGCACgaatttaacaaatattgaaaaatgcttaaaatcgagaaaagacaccatatctcaaaattttgatcattgacctcatataaattatatgccaacagaataagatcaatataagtagtttaatactataaatctttttgtattatcatcattcaattttttgtaaaatttgatcaaaaatgggttggaatttgaaaaatgatagaggaaattcggactggaatatttataaaaattgtgaacgaAAACGTAatgctttgtatgtatttagtgtcactgccattcataaactgtatttcattttttaaaaatattgagcaatttgtattattttcacaattaagaaaatctcaagcatagtgtaaaattttaagagattttcctttaattttccaaaaatatataatggccattaactcaaaaagtaggtcattgacctacttttttgaaaatgaaaaataacactacaataaaaGGTTTATAACACACattagatggtttttcattatcatcagtggaattttttttcattctgagtaaacgtcacccttaatattaattaaaattatcccGAACTTTctaccaacgaaattacgtccctaCGAACTAGGAAAAATTGGCTTCTCACGTACATTGATCCCCCGAATAAAACTGATTCCAAAGTATTGTATTCACCACCACGGACTATAGCTCGCATCATTCTCTGATTAAAGATCGATGAAAACAATGTGCTTAAATCAGAGCCCGAGAAGGTCGATAAAGTCCCTCTATTCTCTTTTGttcacaaaaaatacaaaatattatacaCAATACTGACTGTGTAgaggaaatattcgcccccgttttattttcgcccctttcgcacTCGCTCTCAATGAGCAAGGCCAAAACCAGTTTtagataactgttttattagAAAGATTATCCATTTCTAATTGCAATTGTGTGCGAATTCAAGACAGGGGTAAACTGTTTTCAAGTGAAGAGGGGTGGAAAAAAACACAGgccaaaaataaccctgtatacagtatgtatGGCGAACTTAGATGAGTGTTTAAACAATTATCACCGaagtttttatataatgaattcCGAAATTAAATAATCAGAAAAAACAAGAATGTGATGTTTTCTATGCTGCAATTGAGCTGCGATAAATGCATGTAACTgtataaatagttttaaaaatcgaGTAAACGTACTATCAATGGTTGTACATAAAACCATAAGAGTTAATTTTAACAACCTTGAGCCATTAGCCACCCCATCAAACACCGTGCGACGGATCCCTGTATAAGATATAAGTACGTACATGAAACCCGACCCACGAAATGTACAAACCCGTTAGATTACACGACAAGTTCAcccaaatatataattatatgcatgCAGTAAGACAAAGAGAAGATCAGATATGGAGACAGATTCCATCTTGCCGCCGATTTTTTATGCCAAAAAATGTCGTACGATTCATATCGCCTGCTTAACGGTTCAGCGAATGCTTAGAAGACACACGACTCTGAAACCGCCGAAACATGATCATAAAACCTTGGACTGAAATAACTCCGAATAAAAATCTAACTAACGCTGATATACGCGTTTTGTGTAAACCCAAATTACCCCAATCCTAATACAGAGGCAGTGTGATCAATAGATCCTAtaggcattttttttatttggttctAAATAGGAGAGTGCAGTGAACATAGCAGGGAGATGTTATTAGACATAGAGTCATTTCACGTCTTTGCTGTAAATCTTTCATCTTGCGTGTCCATTAGTAGAATACATTCCTGGTTGTTCTAGCATGCTGTGTTATCCAGATCGAATACAAGTAGCTGTTTATATAGTATAATATTTATTAGACACATCGAGTGAACTGAAATGCATCATCTTAAATGTCAGTACACCAACCTAGTAATCTTTTATAAGGTATTTTATAAGTAATGCGATGCGCAATTAATGCGTACGCAAATAGTGATATGATTTGCCGGATGTCTCAAACCGACACATCTTTGAAGCTGAtctcaacatatttttttctcatcaaaACCGTAGGTGATTGATAGGTTGACCGGACGGTCGATGGGATAAAGGATATGTTCAAATATACAACTAGAGACATACACCTgtcttttgacacccccccccaaaaaaaagcaTTCAGTTTACCGCATACAAAGCACGAACCCAGCCCAGAGGGAATATAGAGAAATATAGGccgaaaatgtttaaaatcttattctcaagaactacaattactatgcaagcattctTAGAAAGGGTAGATTGTATAAATTGTAACTCTCGACTAAAACTAGGACTCCAAGGGGTGTTAAATattcaagtttaaaatatattggaaaatattaaactaaaataaaatgatacgaTAAACACTTGTTCATGTGAGCTACGTGGCCAATGAGCCTCTTGTTTTGGCTATAAGTTAACagtatcaaattattttccatacaaaccaataATCCTGGGAGGTTATAGACTTTCGCCTATATACACCAGCAAAATCAGTCTCCATTCACTGCACAGCCGAATTAAGCTCACGTCCTTATGTTATGTGGACGTATATACCACTGTAAGTGAGTCGGGAACGCTAGATTATGAGATCTATCAACTATATTATTGCCATTACCACTTAACTTATCAGGTACAATACACAGCAGATATGTAAGAAACAGTCTGTTCCCCGCATACAATTAACCTCAATCTAATAATGCAGTTTGTCTAAAAtaagccccctccccccccccccccccccgccctcttCATAATATAAAGTTAGAAGTTTTCAACAATCGGAAGCAGTCGTATTCACACGAACCCAACATCCGGGCTTAAAGCATGTACTTTTGCAAACAATACAAGGTGCACGTGCGAAATGGTATGTAAAGCACGTGAAAAAACGGTACGGTATTATGTAACAAGGGCATTGCATCTCGTTCCAGGAGTGTCCAATATCTGTGATActcaaaataacaacaaaatgcCGCCCTTTAATATAATCGATAAATACAACGTATGACGTCACTCACAATACCACGGAAATTCATGAATGAGAACACTCTCATGGGTAAATCGCTACAGTCAGAATATGCTCCGCTCAATAGTGCACGgcgttaaaaagttcaattttatCCGCGGAAGTCCGCGCGATTCTTTCATTGCGGTAAGACACAGCtgcattatctttttttaaaatagtttttaaaaaaatggaatatttttGTGCATAAGACATTTAAACCTTGCCGTGGTATTTAGTGAATTTTGTGGTTTTAATTTAAGCCgtctatatttttttcctatttcaGCAATGTGTGAACAGCGGTACGAAAGGTTGCTTCCAGAATCAACAAACTATTAACTATTGCACAGGTAAGAAAtcatactgaaaaaaaaaatatattgtgatATTTGTTATATAGTATTGCTGGTTTCTTCaaatataggtacatttttacctttttttctggaaaggggggggggttaggtaTGTGAATGAGTATATACTTCGGTAACCTTTTGTTGTTTCTGAAAGTAAATATGtatggtttttttaattattcatcatAAAACGAAAGAAGATTAGTCTAACCTGACTTTACTCCAAAGATCAATGCCCTTTACAATAAAGTTACGATACGTTAGAGGTGTCTACAACGCCTGCCGATTAGAACTGCATGTTAGGATCGATCGATTTCTCGGTCTAAGACTAATGGTATATATGCTCACCATGAAACGATTATTTAATCTTGATTGCTGAAAAGTTTATAACGAATCTTTATAAGTAAgcaaaaattgtataaaacaaaataagttaATTGGTATCTTACACCAAGCCACTAGAGACCACGCAGGCCATATACCCGATACACTGGTATGTGGAATAAACCTAGTGTAACAGATCAAATAAAACTCCCATTGATACCTGAGTCTTACCAGTGACATAATTTTGTtgttacatttaattaaaaatcaatattgaaataatggtatgttacatgtacatatgtaaagtacattgacaattaatgtaataaaaacatagttttttttaattaacagatATAAACATCATGATAAGCAACATAATACAAAGTCATTAATTTACTGTTTTATCTTTTATGGCGGATTATTCAGAGAGTATAAAAATCAACGGAAAAAACAACTTAGCAATACAGGCTGGGTCGGTCTGACCAACCCCCTGAACGTGTGACGATACAAATCAGTTCTATTTGTTCATTATATATCACATTACAAAAGTTTACGTCAAATCTGGGTCAATCCCAGCGGTGACCTTGACATTGACCTAGTAAGAATTAAGGAGGAATTTTAAACATGGCGTAACTGGTTGTTTATTGACACAGGGGACATTACGGTCGACATATCAGCATTTCTATTGCCTTTAAAAGCAAACAATTAAAGCAGGCGAAATTTCTTGAATACCTTCCGGCTATCCTTACAGAATTCCGGGCTTtgtaatcaaatgtcaacatttataaaaatatatatctcaaCTTAGTATTTCTAAGTCGACCGTCGATAGAAAATaccaaattattaaaatttaatcaagaatacatacatttttttttcatataaaatcattcgttaaaaatataaatcggttaacttttttaatgttcttttaataggtgtaaaaaaaaattaaataccttaaatacatgtatatgattacaGCATACTGACACAAAGCATTATCGCTTAACAGAAACTGACACACGTAGAGATAACGGAAGGCAGTCTGTGGAAACTCTTGACATATACAgctgttaaaattaaaactaaataagTAATGCAAAACAATTTTTGTAATAAGAATACgggatttaaaaaatgatttaaattttcccATTTGCACGAAAATTCATtacctgaaaaaaaatatcaaaatatatatcaaaaattattacagaagtaaaataatcatttaaaatatatcaacagatatcaattatttattctAGGTTTAAAATGGCTGCTTTATGATAATGTAATTTATGACTAATACTTATCCAGGCAATTCAATCAAAGTACATAATAAAACTTACTATTGTAAtaaatgaactacatgtattattatctTTAGTTATATCCAGACATGAAATTTATGATAATGTTAATAATGAGAAAGGTGCGTGCAATCATTTCGCATACAGTGTCATTAAACCCTCGCATTTAATAATTGTTCGCAGTGAGATATGTGCCTGGAAAAACGAACTAAATACTAAAGATTCCCCAAATACGTAAAAAGGAAGCGCCCAAAGATTCCCCAGAAACATTAAGAACAAGCGAATCTGTTTCCAATTAACTATTAGTATCGATAGACCTGCGGTATATTTGCTATTTGTTTGTAACTAAAATGCACAGCCTGTCAGAATAGCTTAGCTTCTTTGTAGATATCTTAACATAAATAAACACTGGCGAATGACATCTAAACCCAGTGAGACGtcatattttatgtaataattATTACGTAACAAATAGCAAAGCACACCTTTAAATCTGATatacaaatgaaataataaatagaTGCTAGTTAGGCTGATTCTCCGAACGCCTACTGCCCaattatcattattcaattATACTGGGCAATTATGGGGCCTTCTAAAGGTGGTGCGATATATCGTAGCGTAATTAATTATGATAACAATAGGCGGTATAGCAAACGGTATCAGCTAATGACCGCACGGTGGAATTTACACCGATATTACTTATATAGTTACTGGTCAAATTTACCCACTTAAAACAACccatttataacaaattattcaaaatttatttttaatttcgtAGCAACGAAAAGAAAGTAACgataaagttgttttaaaaatccaaaatgtttaacattacttatttcaatatttcatcaaaaagtataaaaattataaaagtccaaaataacggaaagttgtaaaaaaaaaacgccaTTAGGATTAATTAAGTGGTCTCATTTTAATACTTATTGATTATCTTTTATATTAATAGATAACAAAATTTATCTCTGTGACatcgatttttaattttttttaaagattacacGGATTATGTCGTCATCGATTTTTCAAAGCGTGATTTTGATGACGACACAAGCACAGACCTTGACGTCAAAACGATTTCCCCCAACTTGGAAAGCAATCCCGAGTTTGTGTACTTGGAGGGCATCCAGGAGAGACATTACTGGGGAAAGATCCGCTCCCTAATGAGGGGCCTCGGGTACAAAGGGTACCTTGAGGATCTCAGGCATGGGCGAGGGAAGGGGATCTTCATAAGAAACGATGTGGCGGATCTAGTGAAGCCTTACGGGGGGACTGTGTATAGGTCTAAACGACCCAACCCCTTGTAGGCGTCTGCTTGTGATGCTGGAGAAGGCAAGGTCGACACTCATTGGAAAATCTACTTGACACCAAGAGCAGAAACATAAAGCAATCATTTCTTTTTGAACATCAGTTATTGTATGTGGTGATATAATTAACAATATACTCATATGTTTACAGTTTTGTTTGTGGAACTGTtgaaaaataccggtatttataaatttgtttttccaaAACAATTACTTTTGTTTTACTGTTTAATACCTTCATAAAAACTTtcaggccccaaatatgaattctaaattttgaattgcaaactgcgttctagaatgcggttcactattcaattgcgaactgcgttccaaAAACCGATTGCCGGTTAGGaagtctatcatatggcatagaAATTGTTATTGTAATGACCATGAGatgttttataatataattaccacaaaaaaaatgatacagataaaatgtttcaaatcaAGTTCATAGGATGAAGAGGgataaacaattttttggtCCGGCATTctaaagttttcaaaataactGCTTCCACTCAAATATTGGAGGATTGTGAATCCTGACTCCCATATGCAAGTGTATAAGAATAGCTTGGCAGCAGGTAAAGATAGTAGAATGTCATCTTAGATAGATAAagcactgtgccggataattatgccagtgccataTGGTGTCATTTTTGCACCTGCTTAAGATGAAGTTTCATAATAATccatacatattaaataatagACCATTGCCTAGTGAGTATATAACCACTATTGTTTTATTGTGTCTCACCTGAGACATAAgctatttacctttaaaaattattattacatcacaaaacaatattttccaTGGGAGAAATGATTTCCTAacaggaaatattgaaatttctgtaggattttctaaaaatcctGCATGAATTATATTTCTATAGGAGAAAAGTATTTCCTGCATAAATTAAGTTCAGACAGGaggttttcctataggaaattaAGATTTCCTATCGCATTTTGAAATCCTATGGGAAATTTGTTCATTTCCTATCGGAATTTAAAGTCTTACCGGAGGTTCTTTTAATTAAGGTTGAAAATTCCAAACATTTAATAGgaaaattgtttttcctatggCAAAAATTGTTTTCCTGCATAAATTTATATTgcaaaggtaaatatctcaacTGTCAAGGGAGATATAGTAATTACAAAGGTGGTTTTAAACTCCCTACGCAATGGTCAACCCTATGGCATGAGTGAAATCTTCATTAAAAACAACTTCGATGGAAGataaatgccaccttggcattGGCATAGTTGACCGGTACAAGTTAAAAGCTCTGTACATGAAATTGAAAACCAGGGAAAAACACACAGTGACAGACCAAAGTATCTATGGGCAACAAGTATCTAGTCTGTACATCAGAGTAATTCATATAGAATCGCTTGGCATTCACTATGGTGTGTAACGAGAGAGAACTCGAAAAAcagcaaccaaaaaaaaaataataataacaataaaaaaaaaataaagaagaatttttttttatcgaactTATTGTTATCAATACCAATAAAAAATCTgttataaaagtgtttaaaaaaaggaaaaaaagaaagaagcatataaacatttaaatgacgAAGTGAGGTATCTAATTCAAGTTACAGATTTTAATTCAACACAGCACTTAGTAAAACTGATATGAaatggaagggggggggggggtctaaaatAGAACGGAAGACTAGCATGAATCTATTTATATCTATAGTAGAATTATATAAACTAACTACTGTTTCGTTCATTAAATCTGATCTTTATATGCTGCGAAAGCAGAACTACATGAATCCTAGATTACGGACATATTGAACGTGACAAAGAATGCTAGATTATGTAATACTGCGCAGTTAGCTCCCATAGTAATCGAGGATAATGTTTATGAAAGCCTATAGGagcgttgtccgtcgtccgtttGCCGTCCACTGGACAGGTGTCAGGGAATCGACAGTCTATCTAGATGTAAGTAGTCGCTTTCTAACTAGTGTAGCACAGTCGGCTAGCAGCTGATATATAATGCATCGTATACATTACACTCGTTGGATAGCTATTAATATACTGGTATAACACTCCATATACCATGTACCCATTACTAGCTCGTTCACGGGATGAActctatgtaaatatatagatttCTTGAGTCATATCACTTACTTTTGCCGACTATTTACTACCCTAAGTGACAGGTGACTGTGTACATGTACGACTGTAGCTAATTTTATTCCCTTAAATCTGGaacattgttcaactcctgtaATTAGTTGTTGGTGCTGGACATAAAGCTTTCAAACTATGTACATAGTTTGGAGGTTTACATGGTAAGCAGGTTTACATGGTGAGAGTGTGTACATGGAAAGGAGGTTTATATGATGAGGAGGTTTACATGGTGAGGAGGTTTACATGGTGAGGAGGTTAACATTGTGAGGAGGTCACACGGTTAGGAGGTTTGCCTAGGGAGGAGGTTTACATGGTTAGGAGTAAACATTGTTAGGAGGCGACATGGTAAGGTGGTTTACGGTTTACATGGTGAAGAGGATATAATGATAAGTAGGttacatagtacatgtaagaaGTTTTGCATAGTGAGAAAGTTTACATCGTTAGGAGTTAACATGGTGAGAAAGTTAACATGGTAATTAGGTTTTTATTGTAAAGAGGTTTACAAGTAAATGAGGTTTACATtgtgaaaatgtttacattgttaGCAGGTTATATGGTTAGAAGGTTTACATGGTGAGGAGGTTATATGGTACTTTGTAGGTTCATATGGCAAGAAAGTTTGTAACATGGTAAGAATAATATATGGTGAGGATGTTTACACTGTGAGGAGGTTTACATGGTGAACAGGTTTTATGGTAAGAAGGTTTATATGATAAGAAGGTTTACATAGGAATGATGTTAAATGATGAGGATGTTTACATTGTGAGGTTTACATGGTGAGGGGCTTAACATGGTGAGTAGGTTATATGGTTAGGAGGTTTACATGGTGAGTAGGCTATATGGTTACGAGGTTTACATGGTGAGGAGGCTGTATGGTTAGGAGGTTTACATGGTGAGGAGGCTATATGGTTAGGAGGTTTACATGGTTAGGGTGAACATAATGGTATctagcaaaattttgaaatatattcatGACTACTTGTTCTGGGTTCTTGTTGTAATGGATTTGTGTTATGTAATgactaaaaatattaatttacaaataacttGATGATTCACGATGCACATAATTGAATTTTGAGTTTAAAACGTGATAGCTTACTGATCATGTTTGAGTCCAATATCTAGTATCTCTCTACAGAATTATTTACTTGACATGATGAGTTATACCCTTAATTATCAACCTGAtgagtgaattttttttactgttgataaagtaatttgtaagattaaacaatgtatgatttgtaaaatttgaagaaaaacaagtggccaataggccttaacggtcacccgAGTAGCAAATAATCCATACACAAACTtatcgaggagtctcatatatgcatttaattaggtttcattctggagtagaaaaattataaatttgtaatgacgaccacctccctgcctgaactCTTTAAACAAGAACTATGAAACcaataattttggcgaaaaacttaaagatctgttCTACAAAATCACGAATTCAGGGTTTCTTTCatgtgtgtgggagtaaagaagataatttttaaacattatatacattaacaccCATATATCCATTTTAGCCCTGCCCTAGAGTTAAAACatatactccaggggacatggaattttaaaattttagaagaggacttcctggtaaacatcaTTATGAAATCAGTTTTTCacacagatgtgtgagaatagagacgAAGGTTTTTAatcgttatatgcattaacactatattgccatattgcccacTCCCCATGtactgaacccctgacccaggggccatgaatttcacaatttcggtagaggagttagtggacatcataatcatgaatttagtttttaaaaaatatatatgggagtagagaagaagattttccaagattaaatacattttaactatatggtcatattggcccaaccctagagccagaacccctgacccaggggccatgaatttcacaaatttggtagagggcttcacaTCATAACCacgcaaccagttttttcctcacatgtgtgggagtagagaagaggatttttgaaaatttggctttttttgcatatttggtcccacctgtgccccccccccccccccggggatggtagagccatgaatttcacaatttagattcctcttaccatagagatgcctcacaccaaaaatggtaacaattagccttgtagtttttaatggaagtaaaaaatgtaaaattgttaacgcaagacggacgacgcacgacgacggacgaagacagATAACAAAAGGTCACCTGAGATTTGAGC from Magallana gigas chromosome 9, xbMagGiga1.1, whole genome shotgun sequence includes these protein-coding regions:
- the LOC105329156 gene encoding uncharacterized protein, whose product is MRTLSWVNRYSQNMLRSIVHGVKKFNFIRGSPRDSFIAQCVNSGTKGCFQNQQTINYCTDYTDYVVIDFSKRDFDDDTSTDLDVKTISPNLESNPEFVYLEGIQERHYWGKIRSLMRGLGYKGYLEDLRHGRGKGIFIRNDVADLVKPYGGTVYRSKRPNPL